One region of Etheostoma spectabile isolate EspeVRDwgs_2016 chromosome 21, UIUC_Espe_1.0, whole genome shotgun sequence genomic DNA includes:
- the LOC116671694 gene encoding heparan sulfate glucosamine 3-O-sulfotransferase 2: MACVLLFSRLLPFSHRLTRTSICLLSLFLSYLCYCALFPADTIMQKAGDPTSSCQRVLADGAQRRVQKSCVLPLDARPSSVEASRPKTDQRPPSTLHVDTPSPPMTNLKFGNKKLPNAIIVGVKKGGTRAVLEFIRIHPDVRAAGTETHFFDRNYDRGLEWYRGLMPRTLESQITMEKTPSYFVTKETPHRISAMSRDTKLIVVVRDPVTRAISDYTQTLTKTPDLPSFQDLAFRNQSLGIVDTSWNAIRIGLYALHLENWLRYFPLAQIHFVSGERLITDPAEELARMQDFLGLKRIVTDKHFYFNRTKGFPCLKKPESSGSPRCLGKSKGRTHVQIDRDAIEQLRDFYRPYNVKFYEMVGHDFKWE; encoded by the exons ATGGCATGCGTGCTCCTCTTCAGTCGACTTCTTCCTTTCTCACACCGGCTCACAAGAACATCCATTTGCTTATTATCCCTTTTCCTTTCTTATTTGTGCTACTGTGCGTTATTCCCTGCCGACACCATCATGCAAAAGGCAGGTGATCCGACGTCCAGTTGTCAGCGCGTCCTGGCCGATGGAGCCCAAAGGCGCGTTCAGAAATCCTGCGTTTTGCCGTTGGATGCGAGACCGAGCAGCGTTGAGGCATCTCGGCCGAAAACCGACCAAAGACCTCCTTCGACTCTCCACGTCGACACTCCCAGTCCTCCCATGACTAACTTAAAGTTTGGGAATAAAAAGTTACCGAACGCCATCATAGTTGGTGTGAAAAAAGGAGGCACCAGAGCCGTTCTGGAGTTCATAAGGATTCATCCGGACGTGCGAGCGGCTGGCACCGAGACACACTTCTTCGACAGGAACTATGATAGAGGCCTGGAGTGGTACAG AGGTTTAATGCCAAGGACTCTGGAAAGCCAAATCACGATGGAGAAGACACCGAGCTACTTTGTGACAAAAGAGACGCCACACCGGATCTCTGCCATGTCCCGAGATACCAAGCTCATTGTGGTAGTGCGTGACCCCGTCACTCGTGCAATATCAGATTACACTCAGACTTTAACCAAAACTCCCGACCTGCCAAGCTTCCAGGATCTGGCCTTCAGAAACCAGAGCCTGGGCATTGTGGACACGTCCTGGAACGCCATTCGGATCGGCCTGTACGCTCTGCACCTCGAGAACTGGCTCCGCTACTTTCCTTTGGCTCAGATTCACTTTGTGAGCGGAGAGCGCCTTATCACTGACCCGGCAGAGGAGTTGGCTCGGATGCAAGACTTCCTTGGGTTAAAGCGCATCGTCACAGACAAACACTTCTATTTCAACCGCACCAAGGGCTTCCCTTGCCTTAAGAAGCCAGAAAGCAGCGGCTCGCCTCGCTGCCTGGGCAAGTCCAAGGGCAGAACTCATGTGCAGATAGACAGAGATGCTATCGAGCAACTGCGAGACTTCTATAGACCTTACAATGTCAAGTTTTATGAAATGGTGGGTCATGATTTCAAGTGGGAGTAG